The following proteins come from a genomic window of Coffea arabica cultivar ET-39 chromosome 11c, Coffea Arabica ET-39 HiFi, whole genome shotgun sequence:
- the LOC113716551 gene encoding nudix hydrolase 17, mitochondrial-like: MVFPIPGKGRHLQRYNDQGCRLVVGCIPYRFKSEGSERTNNEVEVLLVSSPKSQEVMFPKGGWEFGESIKEAARRETLEEAGVLGNVEDELGIWRFKSKSQEIYHEGYMFPLLVTEELDPWPEKNVRKRAWMTVVEARDACKQWWMKEALDRLINRLPSPDELSPARPADEQEIALATPVEQRFVPAIQANIEEEQDVLPSSLS; encoded by the exons ATGGTTTTTCCGATTCCTGGAAAGGGAAGGCACTTACAGAGATACAATGATCAAGGTTGTCGTCTTGTTGTAGG GTGTATCCCGTATAGATTTAAGTCGGAAGGAAGTGAGAGGACCAATAACGAAGTGGAAGTCCTTCTTGTCAGTTCACCAAAAAGTCAAGAGGTTATGTTCCCGAAG GGAGGTTGGGAATTTGGTGAATCTATTAAAGAAGCTGCTCGTCGTGAAACACTTGAAGAAGCTGGAGTTCTTGGCAATGTTGAG GATGAACTAGGTATATGGAGATTCAAGAGCAAAAGCCAAGAAATCTACCATGAAGGTTACATGTTCCCTTTGCTTGTAACAGAAGAACTTGATCCATGGCCTGAAAAAAATGTCAGGAAAAGAGCATGG ATGACTGTGGTAGAAGCACGAGATGCATGCAAGCAATGGTGGATGAAGGAAGCTTTAGATAGATTAATAAATAGGCTTCCATCGCCAGATGAGCTTTCTCCAGCTCGCCCTGCAGATGAGCAAGAAATAGCCTTAGCTACTCCCGTGGAGCAAAGATTTGTCCCTGCTATACAAGCAAATATTGAAGAGGAACAAGACGTTCTACCCAGTTCTCTAAGCTAG